One window of Xylocopa sonorina isolate GNS202 chromosome 9, iyXylSono1_principal, whole genome shotgun sequence genomic DNA carries:
- the LOC143426845 gene encoding protein anon-73B1, translated as MAEADPQLKRLLLPAEETLFEQLLRFGLYIGAIFQVVCLLAIVVYQAGPSDGVAALKDDPSDVECSENSPQVTPRRPHRPRKQEKKKRR; from the exons ATGGCAGAAGCTGATCCACAGCTAAAGCGACTATTACTCCCAGCCGAAGAGACTCTGTTTGAACAATTATTAAGATTTGGACTCTACATTGGCGCTATATTCCAAGTTGTATGTTTATTGGCGATAGTAGTTTATCAAGCCGGGCCCTCCGATGGTGTAGCTGCTTTAAAA GATGATCCAAGCGATGTAGAATGCTCTGAGAATAGTCCTCAGGTTACGCCAAGAAGACCCCACAGACCACGAAAgcaggaaaaaaagaagagacggTGA
- the Omd gene encoding integrator complex subunit 5 omd, which translates to MHSMGTLSPQDILAEVRKFISGAIRPTHSTSTLDVTRTALSLLRNVPAARDAVLEYFCNVFFVAVTKYVRQIETNQNLTICEESIIAEIHTVLSSFINGNPEAWAPIISAWSLELLGKLSSDYAKRGNLPGNAGINDFLQQWMSCRATRTLIDITAQCLQCLMHSDTESCIKALLDTSVVHSPYFDWVVAHVGSCFPNTVITRVLSCGLKDFCAVEHELNVKNPKLNSVVGILGHLAGSHFQDIRAALLDLFKWSLEEDVNIDEDIKNQKLATVPFLLNLASLSQTLLKAITSDVLQTLKPDIIPQLALFASEWCKYFDNQPEALIDLTVHLVLGCEQGASQIINILLDTSLNTSNVGYHSVNAAQSVKNVCSEILERMLQEIDLLLRAQGPQSANIALLNSIKQELPVMLPLLLNQNPLRVQTTVRLLCFLGSQSPNILISAASYMLVKAVTTFHLAALIRLISNNIVLFFSNKSETENVLASYGYFTQVVEQALREINYKNVVEIREAGQLFQNLTVLLKWEKSNKVTLFRSKMITQAIKSNLHQISALLTKTTDFDLANDIAKMLDLFSTPEKDNFTPNVELTLKLTRAVIQYFFLCIAAGDITKKQQGVKITCHLLKELTSYSPCARVLALREILGHSINNDPAKYFGAKEKFEPKFEEALLLHQNHKQVTSTMLAQKHSSVFHAGVIGHGPRRPPPENTIDKEIITLNKILLIDVIKACCSNRESERYPVNLDALTMVSLLLVELVSPDVMYNGLPWPDEEFTKVTIERDLQIRRTFKDVPLLWTLLELTAWYRPALAYCSVLLRGIAATVMANWNTEEGVLLVSVMALGQLLPSPLASIRDILPVLETHQINIIMKECVWAYMRENIPSPALFTRSEGANIAWRDTDTSTPNLRFTETLRLVLLSNIHTLGPLYAILFYNENK; encoded by the exons ATGCATTCGATGGGTACATTATCGCCACAAGATATTTTAGCAGAGGTTAGAAAATTCATTTCCGGAGCGATTCGACCAACTCATAGCACGAGTACGCTCGACGTGACACGAACAGCATTATCTTTACTACGAAATGTACCTGCTGCAAGAGATGCGGTACTTGAATACTTTTGCAACGTGTTTTTCGTTGCAGTTACCAAATATGTTCGTCAAATCGAA ACGAACCAAAATTTAACGATATGCGAGGAGTCTATAATAGCTGAAATTCACACTGTATTAAGCAGTTTCATTAACGGAAACCCGGAAGCATGGGCACCAATTATTTCAGCGTGGTCATTGGAGTTGTTAG GCAAGCTGTCCTCTGATTATGCGAAACGTGGAAATTTACCTGGTAATGCAGGAATTAACGATTTCCTTCAACAATGGATGTCTTGCCGTGCCACTCGCACTTTGATCGATATCACAGCGCAATGTCTCCAATGTCTAATGCATTCAGACACAGAGTCTTGCATTAAAGCACTTTTAGATACTAGCGTGGTACACAGTCCATATTTCGATTGGGTAGTGGCACATGTTGGAAGCTGCTTTCCAAACACAGTCATTACCAGAGTGTTATCCTGTGGCCTGAAAGATTTTTGTGCAGTTGAACATGAGCTTAATGTTAAAAATCCTAAATTGAATTCGGTTGTTGGAATTTTAGGACATTTAGCTGGTAGTCACTTTCAAGATATTAGAGCAGCATTGTTAGACTTATTCAAA TGGAGTTTAGAGGAAGATGTAAATATCGATGAGGATATAAAAAACCAAAAATTGGCTACCGTCCCGTTTCTTCTAAATCTTGCATCACTTTCACAAACCCTTCTAAAAGCAATAACTAGCGATGTATTACAAACTT TAAAGCCAGATATAATCCCGCAATTAGCTTTGTTTGCGTCAGAGTGGTGCAAGTACTTTGATAATCAACCAGAAGCTCTGATCGACTTGACTGTTCACCTAGTATTAGGCTGTGAACAAGGAGCATCTCAgataataaatattttactaGATACCAGTTTAAACACAAGCAATGTTGGATATCATAGTGTTAACGCTGCTCAAAGCGTAAAAAATGTATGCTCCGAAATTCTAGAGCGGATGTTACAGGAAATTGACTTACTCTTGAGGGCGCAGGGACCGCAATCCGCAAATATTGCTTTATTAAATTCTATCAAGCAAGAATTACCAGTGATGCTACCGTTACTTTTAAATCAAAATCCATTGCGAGTTCAAACAACTGTCAGATTGCTATGTTTCCTTGGAAGTCAAAGCCCCAATATATTAATATCTGCAGCATCATACATGTTGGTTAAAGCTGTAACTACTTTCCATCTTGCTGCATTAATACGGCTTATTTCTAATAACATCGTACTATTCTTCTCGAATAAGTCTGAAACGGAAAATGTATTAGCTAGCTATGGCTACTTTACGCAAGTCGTAGAACAAGCGCTCAGAGAAATAAATTACAAGAATGTTGTAGAGATACGAGAAGCAGGACAGCTGTTTCAAAATCTTACAGTATTGTTAAA ATGGGAGAAATCTAACAAAGTAACGCTGTTCCGATCGAAAATGATAACGCAGGCCATAAAATCCAATTTACATCAAATTTCTGCTCTGTTAACGAAAACAACCGACTTTGATTTAGCCAACGATATCGCTAAAATGTTAGATTTATTTAGTACGCCCGAAAAAGATAATTTCACACCAAAcgtagaacttactttgaaattaaCAAGAGCCGTTATTCAGTACTTCTTTTTATGTATAGCAGCAGGTG ATATCACCAAAAAACAGCAGGGTGTGAAAATCACCTGTCACTTATTAAAAGAATTAACTTCTTACTCGCCGTGCGCTCGAGTTTTGGCTCTAAGAGAAATTTTGGGACATAGTATCAACAACGATCCTGCTAAATATTTCGGAGCGAAAGAAAAATTTGAACCGAAATTTGAGGAAGCGTTACTCTTACATCAAAATCATAAACAG GTGACGAGTACTATGTTGGCTCAAAAACACTCTTCGGTATTCCATGCTGGAGTGATTGGACACGGTCCTCGAAGACCGCCGCCAGAAAATACAATTGACAAAGAAATTATTACCctgaataaaatattacttatagacGTAATAAAG GCTTGTTGTAGTAATCGAGAATCGGAACGGTATCCTGTGAACCTCGACGCACTAACGATGGTCAGTTTATTGTTAGTCGAGCTAGTTTCACCCGACGTCATGTATAATGGATTACCGTGGCCTGACGAAGAATTTACAAAA GTCACGATAGAAAGAGATTTACAAATACGTCGAACGTTTAAGGATGTGCCATTATTATGGACATTGTTAGAATTAACAGCCTGGTACAGACCGGCTTTGGCTTATTGTTCGGTTCTGTTAAGAGGTATCGCTGCCACGGTCATGGCTAACTGGAATACAGAAGAAGGTGTTTTACTTGTGAGTGTAATGGCACTTGGCCAATTATTACCATCGCCATTGGCAAGTATAAGGGACATTTTGCCGGTTTTAGAGACACATCAG ataaatattataatgaaagaGTGTGTATGGGCTTATATGCGTGAAAATATTCCGTCACCGGCTCTTTTCACGCGTAGCGAAGGAGCTAATATTGCTTGGCGAGATACAGACACTTCCACTCCTAATTTACGATTTACAGAAACACTTCGTTTGGTTCTGTTATCCAACATTCACACTCTGGGCCCACTTTATGCTATTCTGTTTTACAAcgaaaacaaataa